TTTGGAGCGGGCGAATCCGGGAACCGTGACTCACATTTGGGTTGACGACGAGAGTCGATTTGAAATGGTATTTGTGGCTATTGGTGCAGCGGTAAGTCGGCATGGAccttaataatattttttttatcttaaaATATGATGGTCATTcactgattttttttttcaggtTCGTAGTTTTATGCGTAATTTAAGACCTGTTATTATTATAGACGCTGCCCATTTGAAGGGTGAATTTAAAGGAACATTGTTTTTAGCAGTTGGCATGGACGGAAATAACCAGATTTTACCAATTGCCTATGGAATAGGCAAATCAGAGGATGGTGCTTCTTGGACATGGTTCCTCTCAAAGCTTAAAGGTTGTGTTGGTGAAATTCCAGATATGGCGATCATATCGGATAGGGCCAATTCAATACATTTAGCTGTAAGCAACGTGTTTCCACACGCTTATCATGGTCTCTGCTGTCGACATTTAATGGTGAACTTAAGTTTACCGTCGAATAAAAAAAAGGAATACGAGAGCCTCTGGTGGAAGACCTGTAAATCTTACCGGTTGTCTGATTTTAATGAGTCTTTCCACACTCTATGTCTTGCAGTTCCTAGAATACGGAACACTTTAATAAGTATCGGGTTTGGACGGTGGGCAAGAGCGCATTGTCCCGGCAATCGATATCATTATATGACATCTAACAGTGCAGAGTCAATTAACGCTTTGTCTAAAGACTATCGTAAATTGCCAGTAACCCAACTTATTGAATTTTTCCGTCAATCTGTTCAAAAATGGTTCTATGATCGTCGGCTGGAGGGAATTAAGGAAAGACATGAGCTTACCCAGTGGGCTCAAAAAAAATTGCAAAGAAAATTGATGGGTCTAGAACTTGGACTGCCGCTGGTGTAGGGTTGAACACTTTTGATGTTGACGACAAGAAAAAACGTGGTTTTGTAAATTTTTACGATCGAACATGTAGTTTCCGTGTTTGGCAAGTTTCTGGACTACCCTGTGGGCACGTGATTGCTGTATCCAAATTCTTAGGTGAAACTGACTGCAGTCATTATGCTTTCCGATGTTATTCCAATGAAGTGTATAAAAAAACATACGAGGAAGCGATTAATCCTCTTCCTCATAAATCTGAATGGGAGATACCAGAAGGTCTTATAAATGTTCGCCCCCCGCATATGACAAACGTCAGTCGGGCCGTCCGCGAGCAAACAACAGAATCTTGTCTCGAGGGGAAGAACCCACGCCTCTATATTGTGGTAGGTGTAAGTCACACGGACACCATCGTGACGTTTGTTCAGCCCCAATCCCATCGCAACAACGTTCGCGTAAAGGCAAGGAAACCGTTGCTCACGAAGACCCAGGAAATAATCCGTCTGATAATTATTTTCCGTCTTATAACTTGGGAGATTTTTAGTTTTAGTGTAgtattttggaattttttttatGCACAACATTCTGTTGAAATCCTTGTACTTGAAAACTATATTTATATTTTAACTTGAATTATTTTAACATGCATAGATACAAACATCAGTTTTTTGTAGGTGTGAATCGGCCAGCGTAGAGTTCATCCGCCATGTACCGTCTGTATCTGACACAAGCATCCTGTAGATTTTCCTCTTCCCATGTCAATGCAAAGTTTTGAACAAGTTTTTCCATTAACATACAAATAATTACACCTGAATTTCGACCTGTATGATCCCCGTTATCTGGCCACACATCATCCCCCGCACACTCCAAGGTATCTGTCTCGTTTATTCCAGAACGTTGCCAGTACGATATGCGACCCAAAAACCATAAGAATGGAGACTCAAATTCAAGTAGAATTTGATGTATTTTTTTATGTATGCAAAACGACTCTCCACAATGCATTACATTACAATTATTTGGGAAATAAACTTTAACTTTTAGTGACAACATGTTTATCTGTAAGATTAACCAGTGTTGATCCTTGTGTGAAACTGGCATGTAGACCTACAAAATGTCGATATTTAAATGGCCGGATCAAATTATTTTTGGatgaaattaataaaataataaacaacTTTTACCGTATCCACATTCCAAAATGCAGGAATTTTTTGTCTAGACCCATCTGCATAGCTGTAAGCATCATGATTCTGTTCAACTACCATGTTGAAAAAATGAGGGGGCATAATTGTCCAACGATAATCATTAGACTGGCATGGCCGTGTCTCGCTTTGAGTTTCCCGTAAATACATTAGCTTGTTACACCATGCATTTATGTGCTGGAAATTAAAGGGCAAAActaattttaaaatattaaaaaaaaaaaacatatatagttCGTATGTTTACATTTTTAAATACCGTTTCTTGTATAAAACCATTGCCACAAAACCCAAGAAGTCCGCCCCACCAGTCTTTTCCTAACGGTGTAACGCCCATGTATGTCGAATAGCAAGTTGGTGTATCACCATCGTAGTAAAACTCAAGAACATTTGGAGACCAATTGTCATATCGATCATCTTCAATGATCCAACGCGTGTTCTGTACTGGATGAGGAATGGTTGAGCAAGACCTCCTTTTGGACATTATTAGTTCCTCAGTATGTTGGAAAGAGGAAGCATAAAGATGTGTATATATAGCCACCTCCATCCAAATAtgtatgtttttttaatttaatttttttctaacaattacttaaaaaaatgcacaagactttatttattaagATAGAATAGGAAACAAACGGACAATCATTTATATAAACGTACGATTAAACTATAAATCtaagaaataaaaaatagatTATTTCTAAGGCCAATCACCCAAGAAGAATGGGGGCGGCGAGACCGAACGATCACTGTCTCGACCGTCAGATCTTGGCGAGTACCAACATGTACGACGTGGGCTCTCCGGTGTTGGGCATCGAGTGTCCTCCTCCCCCCACCATTCTACATACTCCTCTCCCGGGTCCGTTTCATAGCCTTCCGGTCTTCCATGCTCAAGCATCTGGTTAGGTTGATTAGTGTTTGGCGATGCAATTTGAAGTGTGCTCATTGCTAAATCGTATGCCAAGTTCAACTCTTGATCTGTTAAATCGTCTGGATGTTCTTGCTGGTAATATTCATAAACAATGTTTTCGTTTTCTAGTGGTGGGTTTGTAGTTTCTTGGTTTTCTGAGTTAATTGAAGGTGGTGGGTTTGTAGTTTCTTGGTTCAGACGACGTCGTGTTAATCTCCCAGGTGCGGGAAGTAGTTGGTTCGAAGGAGGAGGGTTCGGTCGACGTCGAGTGGATCGCCGACGTGTTGCGGAAACCACTGGTTCGATAGGATCTTGGTTACCTACACCCATGTTTGTGTTCATAGTGAGTTGTGTTTATTTTGAAGGTGTAATGGTGTGTGTGGATGTTGGGGGGTTTATATAATAGAACGAAGTCATCATAATTctatataaataattaaacatttaaaataaatatcattAAACAAGATTTGGGCGTGGTAAACATCGCCAAAAATACAGTTTATCTGCCATGAAACGTCTGTATGCTAAAAAATTTTGAATTGTTTGTCCGGATCGAATAATTGGTTTGTCTGCTACTAAATGCTCCATAAGCATACATAGATAGACTCCCTCATTTCCTGAGAGTGACCTGTTAGACACCATGTATTCTTCATTAAGCTCGAAAATCATGCGTTTTTCCGGTTTGCCCGTCTTTTTCCAATACCGCAAATGCACCAACAAAGCTCCGAAATAAACTGCGATCTAACCGTGGGTGAATAACATTTCTGTACTTTTCACCAACACATATGTTTTCACATGCGTATATAACTAATTCCTGAGTTACCAACTCAAGTCGAAGCAGCACCCATTCTCTATTTTCCAGCGGCAGTGGGAAAAAAACGTAATCAACGTCGATGAAAGAAGGAAATGGGTTTAATTTACCATTACCATACATAGCCACGTTTTTAGTAACAGAGTCTAATAAATTCTCATAGAATTGTGGTGGTAGAATAGTCCAACGCAAGTTTAGCATTTTCTCCGTTTGAAGTTTTCTACTCCTCCAAGCCATCAGTCTTCCAACCCAACCTTCAATATGCTGTAGAAGCATCATTTATTAATTTTTAGATATGTTAACATCAAAAAAATAACATATTGTACAAAGATTTAAACGAAATTTACTAAAGCCGTTAGGTAGCCGTTACTACGATATCCCAACAGAGTGCCCCAAAAATTTTGGTCTAACTCAATTGATCTTGAGAAAACAGCCGAGTAGCAGAATGGAGCGTCTCCATTATTGTAAAATGTGACCACATCTTTCGACCAATTCTCCGTTTCGTCGTCTAGAATTGCCCATCTACTTGTTCTATGGAGGTGTAAGCTTTCACGGTTCTGTACAAACTGGTTGTCTTCAGCATTTTGTGCATTTGAAGATTCAGAGGACGAACTTCCACTCTTGTTTTTTGGCTTCCTCAATTTGCTAAGAATCCAACTTGATGATTTGTTAACGGGTTGAGTGTTTTTATTAGACATTTTTTCCAACTATATGAGAGAAAGTGGTTTTTTTGTGTGTTGTATTTATACTCCAAGTCTTAGAATTAATTACTtataagtataaatataaattattttgtttattaacttaccatgttagtaaaataaaaaaaaattaaaaaatataaattacgCTAGATATGCCGCTATAGCTGTCGGATATGCCGCTACATGTCTGATATGCCGCTATACCTGACGGTTATGCCGCTACACCTATGTCTTTCCCTTTCCAAGATGATGTGACATGACCGCTGCCCATTATGCCGCTACACCTGCCCAAGCCGGTACACCTGCCAATATGCCGCTACCGCTATGCCCATTATGCCGCTACCGCTATGCCCAAGCCGGTACACCTGCCAATATGCCGGTTCACCTACAAATATGCCGGTACACCGCTACCCCCAAGCCGCTTCGCTGTATTTATGCCGCGTAACCTGTCGCCAAGCCGCTACCGCTGTATTTATGCCGGTACACCGCTACCCCCAAGCCGCTTCGCCATTAAAAATGCCGCTTCACCTCTACAAATATGCCGTTTCACTTACTCGGTTCACCCAGTGTTGACACGTGTCCGAACAATCTTCTTAATACGAAAAAAAACAAAGACTTCCCACTTTCCAAGTCATAAATTCTCTTGTCTTTTTTGAACCCGACACACGTGCACCCGTTTTGAAGAACCAAAGATTTACAAGGGGACCACAGTCCAAGAACAGTTGGGACCACCATTCCAGCCGCCGCATAGGCCCACCACCACCATGGACCATGGACCAGTTTTACAGTAGGGGACCATGGACCATGGACCAGTTTTACCAGGGCCCGACCCGACCAGGTAACATGCAACAAGATCAGATGATGCAAGATCTAGTATACCAATCGCCTCCACCTGTAAAGGTAAGTATATATGTTTTCCCTTTTATGACATTTTTAGTTTATTTGATAATATTATGACATTTTTTTTATCTAAAATTACTAGAAAGTCCAAATCAAAGTTAGACAGAAATGGTCGGTTATAGATCGATTGAAGGATGCCATGTCCGAACAAACCGTATCATATATCAGAGAAACTTGTTTTGGTAATTATTTAGATATAAAAAGTAGAGTATGTGATAGCAAGCTTTTAGTCGGAGTTGCAAGTCTTCAAGAAAATACACCTACACCGCATCTTGGTATTCCTTATAAGCTTGCCGGAAGAACCCTAATGTTTACCCCTAAAAATTTCTGTCTAATTACCGGGTTAGAGTTTGGGCCCACAGAGTGGACACCAAAGGATCACGAAGATTCCTTCAAACGGAGAATGTTCAATGTCAAAAAGCGTGTTAACATGGCAATGGTTGAAGAAAAATTCGCTGTTCTCCGGATATTAGATCCAGATGATCAAACGAGGATTTGTCTTTTGATGTTgttagggttaggttttttgggacTTCAACGAACTAATGTTTTTGATGATAGATTGATACACCTTGTAGACGATCTGGTGGTATTTAGACAGTATCCATGGGGGAACTATTTTTGGGAAAACACGGTTACGAATGTTTATAATATGTACATTCGACAAAAAAAAGATACAGCTGGTTTTTCTTTAACAGGCTTCGTCTGGCCCTTCAAGGTAGCACTTTCATCTTATTAATTATTACAGTTATATgttgattaattaattattacAGATTATACCCATTTATGTGCAGATGTGGATCATGGAGATTTTTCCAGAATTTCGAGCAGAACCCGAATTATTTCAAGTACAGACGATTCCAAGATTTTTAGGTTGGGGAGCCGGAACTAAGTACCAGAAGCAAGGTGTGGAGAAATATCTCCGTAATGCTATTAAGGTATTTTCACTAAATTTACAATTAtaaaacatatttatttactTTAGGTAACTGTTCTTATAATTTTTTGTATCGCAAAATATAGAAACCTGAATTCCAACCTCTTATGTGCATACTACCCACCGATGCTGAGATGCGCACTGAGTGGTTTGTTGCCAGTTCAGATTATTTGGATACCCAACGTCAACTGTATGGTTTTGACACGTCGTCTGATGTACGGTCACATATGACAGCTCAAGTACGGCCTGAAGATTTAAATGAGGTGTATAATAATATTTTCGGTTTAAATGAGCCGAAACAACCGTTTTCCCCGGCACCAGACCGAACAGAAATTCCACAACAAAATTTTGGTCCCGGTCAATTTTCTTATGGGGTTGGTTCTAATGACGAACTTATTGAAAAATTTAAGTTGCTGATGGATGAAAACAACCACAAGTTAAGTTTGATGATGGATGAAAACAACCACAAGTTAACTGCCATGTTAAGTTCTGCGGGTTTACATGGTGTTCGGCCGGTTCCTGCTAGTACTCCATTTTCCATGCCAGAAGTTAACTTTAGTGATAAGGTAATActtgaatttttttaatttattatttttataaatttttcataataattaataatttataAACTGATgacattttttaaaatttataatttcaGGGTGTAGCCGACCAGTTTGAAGTGTACGATAATAGTTATCGTGTGCCGAGCTTCAACTTAATGCAAGAAGATATTGTAAGTTATAAACTAATgaaattttttaaaatataatttttcaacTGTCTAgtcttatatattttttttctcgtAGAATGCTGATCCGGAGTTGGTCAATTTGAGGCGATCTGAACGGCTTGTCAAGCCCTCATCCTGTGTGCTATCACCATTTGTTGTTTTTAAACATTTGAAAAAAGGGCAAACAAGGAAGCGAAAAACAGATGATCAAAAGATCGCTGAAATTAGGAGTTGGTATCCTAGTAGTGGCGATGTCCAGCTCCGATTAACGACGGGTGGATTCGTAGGTCCGTCATTCTGGTCAGCACTGCTAGGTGACGATAACGAGGGGTGGTTGAGCGATGATGTAAGGAATTTTAGATATATTATCTGTTTACTAACAAAAGTAAAATATTATTTGATTTTTTGCTAAACAGCATATCTTTGGTTGGATGATCCACTTGTATGAATCGAGAGATCGTAATGCCCGTTGGAGTATTTTACCACCATATTTCCAAATGTATTTTTGTGGAACGACTCTCCCTGAACAAACATACAAGGGTTATTACACCGGGGTCGTGGAACCTTTTCCAGCAATTACTACAGTTGATGAGGTTCTTtctaatttaattttaattttatttacataGTTCCGTAAAAgtttattaattttaaaaaataaaatataggtGTATGTACCTTTGCTTATACCGCAAACACACTGGTTTCTGGGGGTTTTCAATCTGGTTAACCGTACTCTGACTGTTTACGACAGGTACTATTCTTTTTCgtttgtgtttttagttaaaAATTTATTAATTGTAACATTTCTTTTTTACTTTGTCATTATCtaatatgttttatgtttatattttGTAGCCTTGCAGAATCGCCATTTCTGGACCGGGGAAGAGACCAAGTGCTCACTCATATTAATTTTGTCTTTGACAATTGGCTACGTAGGCACGGTTACTACACCACAATGCCCATACCGCTGACTTACCCCTTTCATGTTACTTTTGCACACAACGTGCCTCAACAAACAGGGCCTTTAGGAGATGGTGGGGTATGGGTTTGCATTTTCCTGGAAAAGCTAATTAACGGGAAGCAGATTAATGACGGTGAAGACCCCAACGTAACGGCTAGCAATATGAGGCGGCACCTTGCTATGCTTTTCTATGATTCAAAATTAGAAGGAGAGTCGAGTGTTGAAAAAATAATTCAGAGTGTTGAACGTAATAGTGATGTAACGACACCGTTTCATTAGATTTGTTATgtatttgaattaaaaaaaagtttaaaatatgTTATTCTACTATTTTtgctataatataatataataccaaaaaaaaaaattaataatagtcCCTTATTACACCTACCACCACCTatatataccccccccccccaaaatacCCAAAAATCAACTACACTTAGCAAAATGGTGCTATGCAGGAATTGTGGATCGCAAACAATTATAAAAACTTCCTGGACCGCTACAAACCCGGGAAGAAAATTCTATTGCTGCATCAGTCGACGAGGAGGCTGTGGGTTTGTGGATTGGGCAGAGGGGCCCTCGTGCCAAAGAGCTATTGATGTATTTCGACATTTCATGCATGCATGAACAACAACATGTGACCGTTGCAAATCAAGCAAGTGAAATTAGGCATCTTCAAGACGAAGCGTTAACAATGGCGGTGAAGTATACACGCGTGAAGATGTTGTTACTATTTAGCTGGGTTTTTTTCGTCTTGTATTATGTTGTTCATTAGAGTTAAATATtctaattaaaattaaataaatagttGAATTCCGAGTTTGCACCGAGTTTTTCGTCACTCGTAGTTTctattttagtttatttattaaCTATCAATACCCCTTTAATTTAACTAACCTATTaagttttaatatttaaaaacataaaaaaaccttAAATAGCCACAATTCTTTGGTGGGGGATAGCTATTACCGCggttggggggtgggggggtggggtgggggtgggtgtggGGTAGCGGTGTGGGGGGCGGGTGGGTGTGGGGTAGcggtgtggggggggggtgtgGGGTAGCGGTGTGGGGTGGCCAAtgttggctataaatagccacaatTCATTAGTCTCCCAACATAGTAAAAAAACCATTCACCACCAACATTAATTAAGTTTGTTACTTAAAGAAAACACAAGATGGTTAATTGGACAGAAGAAGAAGAACTAGCATTAGTAACAGCTATCGTTGACGCTAAACGAAATTTACAACGCGGACAAACCGCGTACTGGGGGCAAGCGTTTCAACACTATCAACAGCACGTCGGCAACGCGCGACACAACTTAAACGCGTGTCAACACAAATGGCGTGATCTTAAACCGAAGTTGGATCGGTTTAAACGTTACTACAACCGTGTCCCGGCGGCTGGGTTGAGCCACGATGATCGGGTATATATCGCGAGGGTCGAGTTTAGGCACGAAGAGAATACGGATTTTAAGTTGGTTGACCACTTTAATATTTATCTTactttgtagttttttttttaatgctATGTAGTTTTATATTTTTAGGATTTAATAAGTAGATTGTGTAATATTGTTAGGATTTAATAAGTAGGTTGTGTAATATTGTAATATTTTTAGGATTTAATATTGTAATATTTTTAGAATTTATAAGCCCGTTTTGTATAATATTGATTTAAGTATAATGTTTATTATTTCTAATTCAACTCTTATCgataaaaatatatacaaatttCCGATATAAATTTCCGATAACTAGCTATTCTAAAAGTTTCAATTAACATATAAAAGGAATTAACTTGGGTATCCTATCAGCTCCTGCCTGGAGGAAAAACTGGCTAAGACACTTTGATTGTAACATAGCGGCGCGGGTTCGAGTCACGCATAGGGCCGGTCCGAACAGAAGGACcccctttttgtttcttttttttttgactCTTAACTGAagtaactgagttttctaactcagttagtggtttcttttataaaaactaacctacttggactaactaggttattttgaATGTATTAAAGGatctactaactaggttagttttctACTAACCTTGTTAACCAAAAAATAATTTATTAAAGtattagtttatttaatttaataaaatattaaattattaaattaataattgATAAAAAATAAAGAGAAAAGAGATAAAAAATGAATTCTATTATTCACAATATTCAACCGAGTTATTAAATATATGGAGAGAAAGAGTATTttgatatttttggattttttttatattttttgatgttttttgatatttttttgatgtttttttatatattttgatattttttaaaaaatgcaACTGTCGCGGCTCGGCTTGTACTTTACGCGGCTTGGCTTGTAAATTAGGCGGCATGGCTTGTACTTGTGGGCAGGCGGTGAAGAGGCTTGGCTTGGGGGGGAAGCGGCTCGGCTGCCAGGCGACGCGGCATAAAGCCGGTTCAGGCTTCAGGGACACGTGTCGGCTAGCTGGTGGTTGGATTGAAGGTGCATAAATATGGGAGTTCACTTTGATGGGAGGGTGCATTATGCCCGGTCAAATGGCTATTTTGGAAAATGGCTTGGTCAAACGGCCACTTTGGTAATTTTCCCTATttaaaaattaaatatttttatacttttacaGACCTCTATTAAATAAAACTTTATGGACCACATGTATTGAAAACATACCGACAAAGTTTTGAGTATATGTATACACATGTTGACTTTCTATAAAAATGTCTACTATATCTCCTAGGTATTTATAgacataaaaaaaaaaccaaaaacaaaaaaaaaaaaaaaaaaacaaacttgtCATGTTTTGTGATATACAAAAGTTAATAACTCAGTATTACGATAAATAGGCATAAAATCTATATAGATAGAATCATTTTAAACCATGATCTATGAAGATAAGAAGGTTGGGGTGGAAGGGAAACCAATTCCAAACCTCTCACCCCCACCATGTGAAACCCATTGTTGGTTTGTTCAACTCCTAAGGGCTAACTTTTGGATAAGAAGCTTGGGTTTATTTTTTATAcaatttatttgtttttattatgttAATTAACTTTTAGTGTATACATGCTCATATATGACAGATTCACACTGAAAAAGTTATTTGTTTAGTTGTTAAAACTTATCATGTGAGAGAGGAGAGTGGAAgagaaaataaaaaatttaggAGGATACATGTTAACCAAAACGCATGTATACTATGTAAGTATGTATAAAACAAAATATAGATGGTATACATAATAAATCAGAATTAAAACACAATATGCAAGTATGAAGTATCCATGTATATGATGTATACTGGTTAGAGTTATTTATACAATTAGGAGTTATTTATCATGCGGTTAGAGTTTTAATACCATTGTAAATTAATGATGTAGATATAGAAGTATTATTAGTTAGTGTGTCAGTTAGTCGTTCTAATAAAAGTAATTACACGAAACGATCATGCAtaatacacaataaaaaatatCCAAAATAACACACTAAACGGTCTCATATAGTAAGAAGTTTATACACTTACATAACTGTCTTGTGTGTCATTATAAAATTAATATATACAAATGTTTATGTGTTTCTCACAATTTTTGTATTGAACCAGGTTTATGCCACGCCTGCATTGCGGGGCGCTACACCGAATGACCGAATATTTCTCGGTTTGATAACAAGTAGGCATATATTTCGTTTACTTGTACATATTACTTATAACACGACCTCAATAATAATTATATTGAGATGTAGATACAAATATGTTAGTCAAAGGGAAAAAAGTTATTAAAGTTTTGGAGCTGTAGAGTAACTTTATTCAAGTTCAAGAGCCGTAGCGTAAACTGATTTAAGGGAAAAACAGAGTGAATAATATCTTAAAAAAGAGGGAAAACATTTGCATTGCCCGGGTTTTGAACCCAAGTCTATTGATTTTGGCTAATCATACTTCCAACATTTACATCACTCCATCAGAGGCTCTTTAAATACTGGATTCCactttatatattatatatatatatatatatatatatatatatatatatatatatatatatatagggtagggatcatgtacattaatccagaagtgagaagtgtattataacactatatataacactatataacaccatataaacaccgtataacactatgtaacaccatataacactaggtaacactatataacaaatataacactatattttgtctgatagcatgtctatgatagatgtatagtgttatatctgttatatagtgttatatagtgttacatagtgttatatggtattacatagtattatacggtgtttatatgatgctatatagtgttatatatagtgttataatacacttataacatttctcacacttttagattaatgtacaggatatatatatatatatatatatatatatatatatatatatatatatatatatatactaacttGAAAAATgtaacataaaacataaataaataaataaataaataaataaaacttccTAGTGGATGTCATGTGAGCACACATGTTGGTTTACCACTCTACAGTAATAGCATGGTGTCACTATTTTCCTCTATGGTAAGGTGATAAGCATGCACTATCACATAATCGTCTTTTATATCTAAGTTAAAAACATTATTGACGACGGGCCAGTGGGGAAGCCCACTTTACCCGCATTGGGCTTTTCTCTTTGGGAGCCCAATTACTTAAAAGTCCACTAAATAATATACCCTTGCTTGCTAAGGTTCCTCCTTCGTTTGAGCGGGAGAACAGCTAAGGGATAGCAGGCTCATTAAATGCTTGATAAGAGGAGCATCCGGTCACCATCACTGTACTTATCCAGCTATGCATTAATGAGGAAAGATATCGcaccgttgggggtcagacacgtgtctgaccttcCCAAGATACCACAATTACCATCGGATAACATGGGGGACACTCCTCTAAGAGATAAGGGCAGGTCATTATATAAGGGAGAAAAAGGATAGGGCAAAGGCAGGTATAATCTCCGGCCAACTTCTCATTTACTACTCTCATTAACTCTCATCTCATTAAAGTCCGACCAACATTCCTCGTATTTACTACACATAACTCATTTATAAGATTCACACCAAGATAGGAACTTTCCGGTGAATATCTTCATCGGAAAATACTCCTTATCTcatccggcaagtttact
This is a stretch of genomic DNA from Helianthus annuus cultivar XRQ/B chromosome 16, HanXRQr2.0-SUNRISE, whole genome shotgun sequence. It encodes these proteins:
- the LOC118488087 gene encoding uncharacterized protein LOC118488087; the encoded protein is MTAQVRPEDLNEVYNNIFGLNEPKQPFSPAPDRTEIPQQNFGPGQFSYGVGSNDELIEKFKLLMDENNHKLSLMMDENNHKLTAMLSSAGLHGVRPVPASTPFSMPEVNFSDKGVADQFEVYDNSYRVPSFNLMQEDINADPELVNLRRSERLVKPSSCVLSPFVVFKHLKKGQTRKRKTDDQKIAEIRSWYPSSGDVQLRLTTGGFVGPSFWSALLGDDNEGWLSDDHIFGWMIHLYESRDRNARWSILPPYFQMYFCGTTLPEQTYKGYYTGVVEPFPAITTVDEVLSNLILILFT